The Clostridium chauvoei genome has a window encoding:
- the sigK gene encoding RNA polymerase sporulation sigma factor SigK: MFFISNIIELLCNSIFLTGYIAGSNTFPKPLDEKEEQYYLALLKEGDKEAKSVLIERNLRLVAHIVKKYTFPNKDVDELISIGTVGLIKAIDSFDGSKGTRLATYASRCIENEILMLFRNNKKQKSEVYLQDPIGVDKEGNEICLIDVLSSEKDSVLEKVESNLQIKSLYSKIGVSLSDREGEILKMRYGLIDGRCRTQREIAALMGISRSYVSRIEKKALKKLKKEMSSK; encoded by the coding sequence GTGTTTTTTATATCAAATATAATAGAACTGTTATGTAATTCTATATTTTTAACAGGATATATAGCAGGTAGTAATACATTTCCTAAACCTTTAGATGAAAAAGAAGAGCAGTATTACTTAGCACTTTTAAAGGAAGGAGATAAAGAAGCTAAAAGTGTTCTTATAGAAAGGAACTTAAGATTAGTTGCACATATAGTTAAGAAATATACTTTTCCGAATAAAGATGTAGATGAGCTTATATCAATAGGAACAGTAGGGTTAATAAAAGCAATAGATTCTTTTGATGGTTCTAAAGGAACAAGACTTGCAACTTATGCATCTAGATGTATTGAAAATGAAATATTAATGCTATTTAGAAATAATAAAAAGCAAAAAAGTGAAGTATATCTTCAAGATCCAATAGGGGTTGATAAAGAGGGTAATGAAATATGTTTAATTGATGTTTTAAGTAGTGAAAAAGATTCTGTTTTAGAAAAAGTGGAAAGTAACCTCCAAATAAAATCATTATATAGTAAGATAGGGGTTTCTCTAAGTGATAGAGAAGGGGAAATATTAAAAATGAGATATGGATTAATAGATGGAAGGTGTAGAACACAAAGAGAAATAGCTGCTCTTATGGGGATATCTAGATCATATGTTTCAAGAATTGAAAAGAAGGCTCTTAAAAAGTTAAAAAAAGAAATGTCAAGCAAATAA
- a CDS encoding penicillin-binding transpeptidase domain-containing protein, producing MFYLSGKKLINLKRIRLTFGIFIILLIALGGRLYFLQVHPTEMVTGEMTNHQTEDISQVRYKILDTNGKDMLNYSKKYIMVLDTKPFMLNNYEETLEDLMALNFIMKSEDTDFNYTKIMNEGGKRYYRVSEETYNKINKLENVKGIYTYVYDEVDSKEAWRVENFLSKIGDKEEVEGSLQWELNKYIGENKYPKSRFYLDDKAVYSDGEVDEGADNKNIKLTINKEWEDKIREILKREDYGFLKNVGVVVSEAETGKIRAMVQKDESQANVNLGIEQLGYEPGSIFKVITETIGLDLGLIRPTDTFVCSGVICSKHGKSYAHGTMSVEDALKISCNDVFAKVGGLIGYDKFMDYIQKMGLFQRVLGLEGESTNEATGVKPKREDSMNNISIGQATMVTPLQMAGLYNTVVNDGVYIKPTIIEEVLDKDNNSIHKFKNESVRIFSQTSAKIAQETMSKVIWEGSGFEAKVEGVKIGGKTGTSTGEGGTNHGWFAGYFIKDGKKYTIVVIAPHIGEKHPDGRDLGGGNTGAPIFRDVVTAIAK from the coding sequence GTGTTTTATTTGAGTGGAAAGAAGTTAATTAATTTAAAAAGAATAAGATTAACATTTGGAATTTTCATTATTTTGTTGATAGCTTTAGGGGGAAGGCTTTATTTTCTTCAGGTTCATCCTACAGAAATGGTTACAGGAGAAATGACAAATCATCAAACTGAAGATATTTCACAAGTTAGATATAAGATATTAGATACCAATGGAAAAGATATGTTAAACTATAGCAAAAAGTATATAATGGTATTAGATACAAAACCTTTCATGCTAAATAATTATGAAGAAACTTTGGAAGATTTAATGGCTCTTAATTTTATTATGAAGTCAGAAGATACTGATTTTAATTATACAAAAATCATGAATGAAGGTGGAAAAAGATACTATAGAGTAAGTGAAGAAACATACAATAAAATAAATAAATTAGAGAATGTAAAAGGGATTTACACATACGTATACGATGAAGTTGATTCGAAGGAAGCTTGGAGAGTAGAAAATTTTTTATCTAAAATAGGTGATAAAGAAGAAGTTGAAGGTTCATTACAATGGGAATTAAATAAATATATAGGAGAAAATAAATATCCCAAATCAAGGTTTTATTTAGATGATAAAGCTGTTTATAGTGATGGTGAAGTAGATGAAGGGGCAGATAATAAAAATATAAAGTTAACTATAAATAAAGAGTGGGAAGATAAAATAAGAGAAATATTAAAAAGAGAAGACTACGGTTTCTTAAAAAATGTTGGCGTAGTAGTTTCAGAAGCAGAAACTGGTAAAATAAGAGCTATGGTTCAAAAGGATGAGAGTCAAGCAAATGTAAATTTAGGTATAGAGCAACTTGGATATGAACCAGGATCAATTTTTAAAGTAATTACAGAAACTATAGGATTAGATTTAGGGTTAATACGTCCTACTGATACATTTGTATGTAGTGGAGTTATTTGTAGTAAACACGGAAAATCTTATGCACATGGTACTATGTCTGTAGAAGATGCTCTTAAAATTTCTTGTAATGATGTTTTTGCAAAAGTAGGTGGATTAATTGGGTATGATAAATTTATGGATTATATCCAAAAAATGGGGTTATTTCAAAGGGTTTTAGGTTTAGAAGGAGAAAGTACAAATGAAGCTACAGGAGTTAAACCTAAAAGAGAAGATAGTATGAATAATATTTCTATAGGTCAAGCGACTATGGTAACTCCATTACAAATGGCAGGTCTTTATAATACAGTAGTAAATGATGGTGTATATATAAAACCTACAATAATCGAAGAGGTATTAGACAAAGATAATAATTCTATACATAAGTTTAAAAATGAGTCAGTAAGAATATTTAGTCAAACTTCTGCTAAAATAGCTCAAGAGACAATGTCAAAAGTAATATGGGAAGGATCAGGGTTTGAAGCGAAAGTTGAAGGTGTTAAAATTGGTGGTAAAACAGGAACCTCAACAGGTGAAGGTGGTACAAATCATGGATGGTTTGCTGGATACTTCATTAAAGATGGTAAAAAGTACACAATAGTAGTTATTGCACCACATATAGGAGAAAAACATCCAGATGGTAGAGATCTAGGTGGCGGTAATACAGGTGCTCCTATATTTAGAGATGTAGTAACAGCTATAGCAAAATAG
- the udk gene encoding uridine kinase produces MKKPILIGITGGTGSGKSTIADAIFSSFADECIAMIQQDMYYKDQSHLTMDERVKTNYDHPRAFDNDLLIDHLKSLMEGKAIEKPIYDFSAHNRAKETVRIEPKDIIIVEGILVLEDERIRDLLDIKVYVDTDADIRILRRLVRDINERGRTVESVIEQYLGVVRPMHMQFTEPTKRYADIIVPEGGQNKVAIDILVTKIKDILK; encoded by the coding sequence ATGAAAAAACCAATATTAATAGGAATAACTGGAGGAACTGGTTCAGGTAAAAGTACCATTGCAGATGCTATATTTTCAAGTTTTGCAGATGAATGCATAGCAATGATACAACAAGATATGTACTACAAAGATCAAAGTCATTTAACAATGGATGAAAGAGTTAAAACAAACTACGACCATCCAAGAGCTTTTGATAATGATTTATTAATAGATCATTTAAAATCTTTAATGGAAGGAAAAGCAATAGAAAAACCAATCTATGACTTTTCAGCACATAATAGAGCAAAAGAAACTGTAAGAATAGAACCTAAAGACATTATAATTGTTGAAGGTATATTAGTATTAGAAGACGAAAGAATTAGAGATCTTTTAGACATAAAAGTTTATGTGGATACTGATGCAGATATAAGAATTTTAAGAAGATTAGTAAGAGATATAAACGAAAGAGGAAGAACTGTAGAATCTGTTATAGAACAATATCTAGGTGTTGTAAGACCAATGCACATGCAATTTACAGAACCAACAAAGAGATATGCTGATATTATTGTTCCAGAAGGGGGACAAAATAAAGTAGCTATAGATATATTGGTTACCAAAATAAAAGATATATTAAAATAG
- a CDS encoding peptidase U32 family protein, whose translation MKKPEILAPAGSLEKLKVAIDFGADAVYIGGGKLNLRAFSDNFTNDEIAEGVKYCHERGRKLYVTMNVFPRNHDLTGVENYIKGLNDLGIDAIIVADPSIIVAAKEVAPDLEIHLSTQANTVNWKAAKFWYDQGVKRIVLARELTFNEINGIKANLPEECELEAFIHGSMCIAYSGRCLISNYMLGRDANKGICSNACRYKYHLVEETRPGQYYPVVEDDNGTYIMNSKDLCMIHHIPELIKSGIHSLKIEGRMKSEFYVASVVKAYRDAIDSYMEDPENYEFKEEWMETLLKISHRQYHTGFFFGKSGEQNYDESSYVRDYDIVGIVKSYDPETKVATILQKNRVFENDTVEVLRAHTPYFDVELKEMFDLEKEIQTNVANRAHMMFTAKVEVPLKENDMLVKGKKTLKL comes from the coding sequence ATGAAAAAACCAGAGATTTTAGCACCAGCAGGAAGTCTAGAAAAATTAAAGGTAGCTATAGATTTTGGAGCCGATGCTGTATATATAGGTGGAGGGAAATTAAACTTAAGAGCATTCTCAGATAATTTTACAAATGATGAAATTGCTGAAGGTGTTAAGTACTGTCATGAAAGAGGAAGAAAATTATATGTAACTATGAATGTATTCCCAAGAAACCATGACTTAACTGGAGTTGAAAACTATATAAAGGGGCTAAATGATTTAGGAATAGATGCAATAATAGTTGCAGACCCTTCAATAATAGTTGCAGCTAAAGAAGTTGCACCAGATTTAGAAATACATTTAAGTACTCAAGCAAATACAGTAAACTGGAAAGCAGCTAAGTTTTGGTATGATCAAGGCGTAAAAAGAATAGTATTAGCAAGAGAGCTTACATTCAATGAAATAAATGGAATAAAAGCAAATTTACCAGAAGAATGTGAATTAGAAGCATTTATACATGGTTCTATGTGTATAGCATATTCAGGTAGATGCTTAATATCTAACTATATGCTAGGTAGAGATGCAAATAAGGGGATTTGCTCTAATGCATGTAGATATAAATATCATCTAGTTGAAGAAACAAGACCTGGACAATATTATCCAGTAGTAGAGGATGATAATGGAACTTATATAATGAACTCTAAAGATTTATGTATGATACATCATATTCCAGAACTTATTAAGAGTGGAATACATTCATTAAAAATTGAAGGAAGAATGAAAAGTGAGTTTTATGTAGCATCAGTTGTAAAAGCATATAGAGATGCTATAGATTCTTATATGGAAGATCCTGAAAACTATGAATTTAAAGAAGAGTGGATGGAAACACTATTAAAAATAAGCCATAGACAATACCATACTGGTTTCTTCTTTGGAAAAAGTGGAGAACAAAACTATGATGAATCATCATATGTTAGAGATTATGACATTGTAGGTATAGTTAAGTCTTATGACCCGGAAACTAAAGTTGCAACAATTCTTCAAAAAAATAGAGTGTTTGAAAATGATACTGTAGAAGTTTTAAGAGCACATACACCATATTTTGATGTAGAGCTTAAAGAAATGTTTGATTTGGAAAAAGAAATTCAAACAAATGTTGCAAATAGAGCCCATATGATGTTTACTGCAAAGGTAGAAGTGCCTTTAAAAGAAAATGATATGTTAGTTAAGGGAAAAAAGACATTAAAACTATAA
- a CDS encoding O-methyltransferase, translating to MSGITYDYMEEYIRGLIGENEGKYKELEDFAKENGVPIAQKETAKFLEFMVNMKKPLRILELGTAIGYSATLMYEASGTNPSITTIERDENMIRYAKENFKKFNLEDKIEIKSGDCLEILEELQEPYDLIFMDAGKGHYNHFLPHCLRLLKKDGIIIADNVLFRGMVASNDLVKRRKITIVKRMRTYLDLVSKDKELITSVIPMGDGIAVTKRR from the coding sequence ATGAGTGGAATAACCTATGATTATATGGAAGAATATATTAGAGGTTTAATAGGAGAAAATGAAGGTAAATATAAGGAATTAGAAGATTTTGCAAAGGAAAATGGAGTACCCATTGCACAAAAAGAAACAGCAAAATTTTTAGAATTTATGGTTAATATGAAAAAACCTTTAAGAATATTAGAATTAGGCACAGCTATAGGATACTCAGCTACATTAATGTATGAAGCATCAGGAACAAATCCAAGTATTACTACTATAGAGCGTGATGAAAATATGATAAGATATGCTAAAGAAAACTTTAAAAAGTTTAATTTAGAAGATAAAATTGAAATAAAGTCTGGAGATTGTTTAGAAATTTTAGAGGAATTACAAGAACCATATGACTTGATATTTATGGATGCAGGTAAAGGACATTATAATCATTTTTTACCACATTGTCTTAGATTACTAAAAAAAGATGGAATTATAATTGCAGATAATGTTCTATTTAGGGGTATGGTTGCATCAAATGATTTAGTAAAAAGAAGAAAAATAACAATAGTGAAAAGAATGAGAACATATTTAGATCTTGTATCAAAAGATAAAGAGCTAATTACATCTGTAATACCAATGGGGGATGGAATTGCAGTGACTAAAAGGAGGTAA
- the mltG gene encoding endolytic transglycosylase MltG, producing MKNSNIKKVILIAVLLVVIIVPSIIFNRTIKNPVKVEGDIIINVKEGDSFYGILNELSQSDKIKGLPFIKLYLKITSKDLEVKPGTYEIHNTMSINDIVDTLTSESTKGLIKFTVPEGYTVDDIALKLEKEGICTKEEFIKTIKEYELPSFVKKNSSKRYNLEGYLFPDTYIIKQDESPKDIVKAMISRFEEAFKEALKETNMKVSDEDVETIITIASMIEKEARVDKERPLISSVISNRVSKGMKLQIDATVIYALGEHVETVLNKHLEIDSPYNTYKINGLPIGPISNPGMPSILAALKPASTDYLFYVLEKDMKHHFFTSDEHEFMRKLKELGYLEE from the coding sequence ATGAAAAATTCTAATATAAAAAAAGTAATTTTAATAGCTGTTTTACTTGTTGTTATTATCGTTCCTTCTATAATTTTTAATAGAACCATAAAAAATCCAGTAAAAGTTGAAGGCGATATAATAATAAATGTAAAAGAGGGAGATAGTTTTTATGGAATCTTAAATGAACTCTCACAAAGTGATAAGATTAAAGGATTACCTTTTATAAAACTATATTTAAAGATTACAAGTAAGGATCTTGAAGTAAAGCCAGGTACATATGAAATACATAATACTATGAGTATTAACGACATAGTAGATACCTTAACTAGTGAATCTACAAAAGGACTTATTAAATTTACTGTTCCAGAAGGATATACAGTAGATGATATAGCATTAAAGCTTGAAAAAGAAGGAATATGTACAAAAGAGGAATTCATAAAAACTATAAAAGAATATGAATTACCTAGTTTTGTTAAAAAAAATTCCAGTAAAAGGTATAATTTAGAAGGATATTTATTTCCAGATACATATATTATCAAACAGGATGAAAGTCCTAAAGACATAGTAAAAGCTATGATTTCTAGATTTGAAGAAGCCTTTAAAGAAGCTTTAAAAGAAACCAATATGAAAGTTTCTGATGAAGATGTAGAAACTATAATTACAATAGCATCAATGATAGAAAAAGAAGCTAGAGTAGATAAGGAAAGACCATTAATATCATCTGTAATTTCTAATAGAGTATCAAAAGGTATGAAGTTACAAATAGATGCTACAGTTATATATGCATTAGGTGAACATGTTGAAACGGTTTTAAATAAACATTTAGAAATAGATTCACCTTATAATACATATAAAATTAATGGATTACCTATAGGACCTATATCAAATCCAGGAATGCCATCAATTTTAGCAGCATTAAAACCTGCTTCAACTGATTATTTATTCTATGTCTTAGAAAAGGATATGAAACATCACTTCTTTACAAGTGATGAACATGAATTTATGAGAAAACTAAAAGAGCTTGGCTATTTGGAGGAATAA